In the genome of Myxococcales bacterium, one region contains:
- a CDS encoding DUF559 domain-containing protein — translation MSWKITHSQVTEARARAMRFAQTPTEEALWRQLRGGRVGVLVRRQYVVGRYIADFAVPSVHVVIEVDGAYHASRCAADARRDRELGRRGWRVLRLPAELVAQDLGEALARVRAALGGG, via the coding sequence ATGTCTTGGAAGATCACTCACTCGCAAGTCACCGAAGCTCGGGCACGCGCCATGCGCTTCGCGCAAACGCCCACGGAGGAAGCGCTGTGGCGGCAGCTCCGCGGCGGGCGGGTCGGTGTGCTCGTCCGCCGTCAGTACGTCGTCGGCCGGTACATCGCGGACTTTGCGGTGCCCTCCGTGCACGTCGTGATTGAGGTCGATGGCGCGTACCACGCCAGCCGGTGCGCGGCGGACGCGCGCCGGGACCGGGAGCTCGGTCGCCGCGGGTGGCGCGTGTTGCGGCTGCCGGCGGAGCTGGTGGCGCAAGACCTCGGGGAAGCCCTCGCGCGCGTGCGCGCGGCGCTCGGTGGCGGGTGA
- a CDS encoding transposase zinc-binding domain-containing protein, which translates to MRDRHADCARASCPSSRRIRGAGRRRAPCTGSCAKTCARSTKPRSTASPRRCPASYARSLEGYVDCGILARGFSVLACCDCRKQKAVAFSCKGRAFCPACLGRRMAAGAADLVDHILPNDAPLRQFVLTLPFELRARLAYDAKLLGAVSRTFVDSVLGWYRHKMRDRGIKGGKSGAVTAVQRVSSDFRLNPHFHTLGLDGVFAEEAGELAFHALPFLTNDDVADVLQIARTRIIALLRRKGVISDDDESGASVVTADATLADTEPALAGARSGVHPGRRSASPALHRRDPIKLRADSELMHTKALCAAEHGFTLHAATTASAGDTAGERPSASTSCARRSPRIASSSSPTTW; encoded by the coding sequence GTGCGCGATCGGCACGCGGATTGCGCTCGAGCGTCGTGTCCGTCAAGCCGACGTATTCGCGGCGCCGGCCGGAGGCGAGCGCCTTGCACAGGGTCGTGCGCGAAAACCTGCGCACGCTCTACGAAGCCGCGGAGCACGGCTTCGCCGCGCCGCTGCCCGGCTTCGTACGCGCGGAGCCTCGAGGGCTATGTCGATTGCGGGATCCTGGCGCGAGGATTTTCTGTACTCGCTTGCTGCGATTGCCGGAAGCAGAAGGCCGTGGCGTTTTCGTGCAAGGGGCGCGCCTTTTGCCCGGCTTGCCTGGGCAGGCGCATGGCGGCGGGCGCCGCCGACCTCGTGGATCACATTCTGCCAAATGACGCCCCGCTCCGGCAATTCGTCCTGACGTTGCCGTTCGAGCTGCGCGCGCGGCTCGCGTACGACGCCAAGCTGCTTGGAGCCGTGAGCCGCACGTTCGTGGACTCCGTGCTGGGCTGGTATCGCCACAAGATGCGCGACCGCGGCATCAAGGGCGGCAAGAGCGGCGCCGTCACCGCGGTGCAGCGCGTCAGCTCGGACTTCCGACTGAATCCCCATTTCCACACACTCGGACTGGACGGTGTGTTCGCCGAAGAGGCCGGCGAACTGGCGTTCCATGCGCTCCCCTTCCTCACCAACGACGACGTCGCCGACGTGCTCCAGATCGCACGCACGCGCATCATTGCGCTCCTGCGACGCAAGGGTGTGATCTCGGACGACGACGAGAGCGGCGCGAGCGTCGTCACCGCGGACGCGACGCTCGCAGACACGGAGCCCGCGCTTGCCGGAGCTCGCAGTGGCGTCCACCCTGGGCGCCGTTCCGCCAGTCCCGCGTTGCACCGACGAGATCCCATCAAGCTACGAGCCGATAGCGAGCTCATGCACACCAAAGCCCTGTGCGCCGCCGAGCACGGCTTCACGTTGCACGCCGCGACTACCGCGAGCGCAGGCGACACCGCGGGAGAGAGGCCCTCTGCAAGTACATCCTGCGCCCGCCGATCGCCCAGGATCGCATCCAGCTCGTCGCCGACGACCTGGTGA
- a CDS encoding tyrosine-type recombinase/integrase: MSTLKSLCRFAFRLGYTASDLGSVLKIPRVASRLHERILDPEEIAELIKEAHAGRNRTLMKFLYVSACRISEAVGIRFRDLGPTCVTVTGKGSKTRTIALPKDILDDLRRLRAVGERDDGWVFKPARGKKLSARQARSIVSTAAAEALDKKVSPHWLRHAHASHALAAGAPLHLVKATLGHSSLASTALYLSVRPDVGSGMYLKTGGS; this comes from the coding sequence ATCTCGACCCTCAAGAGTCTTTGCAGGTTCGCCTTCCGCCTCGGCTACACGGCGAGCGACCTTGGCTCCGTCCTGAAGATCCCCCGAGTCGCCAGTAGGCTCCACGAGCGGATCCTCGACCCGGAGGAAATCGCCGAGCTGATCAAGGAAGCCCACGCAGGCCGCAACCGGACGCTGATGAAGTTCCTGTACGTGTCGGCCTGCCGCATCAGCGAGGCCGTCGGGATCCGTTTTCGGGATCTCGGCCCGACGTGCGTCACGGTGACCGGCAAGGGCTCGAAGACCCGGACCATTGCCCTGCCGAAGGACATCCTGGACGACTTGCGACGGCTTCGTGCGGTTGGCGAACGGGACGATGGATGGGTGTTCAAGCCGGCTCGGGGTAAGAAGCTCAGCGCGCGGCAGGCTCGGTCCATCGTTTCCACGGCTGCCGCCGAAGCGCTCGACAAGAAGGTCTCGCCTCACTGGCTCCGTCACGCTCATGCAAGCCACGCCCTCGCCGCTGGAGCCCCTCTCCATTTGGTAAAAGCGACCCTGGGCCATTCCAGTTTGGCTTCCACCGCGCTGTACTTGTCGGTGCGGCCGGACGTCGGCAGCGGGATGTACTTGAAGACGGGGGGGTCTTGA
- a CDS encoding SUMF1/EgtB/PvdO family nonheme iron enzyme gives MTQSQYNDFVASSPDIGEQPTGCEVNANFSPACDDGSDVPGGPTLPAVCVDWCDAAAYCKWAGKRLCPAATEGLSMWETACTAKGSPPDAAQCNLQSGILASVGQYACHSNRAPFDQVFDLLGNAEEWTEECSGETCFALGGAAWSNNSFCTGGTGYTRKRADTFLGFRCCAV, from the coding sequence GTGACCCAGTCTCAGTACAATGATTTTGTTGCTTCCTCGCCCGACATTGGGGAACAGCCAACGGGGTGCGAGGTCAACGCCAATTTCTCTCCGGCGTGCGACGATGGAAGCGATGTTCCAGGCGGTCCGACCTTGCCCGCGGTGTGTGTCGATTGGTGTGATGCCGCCGCGTACTGCAAGTGGGCCGGAAAGCGACTGTGTCCGGCGGCCACGGAAGGGCTGTCGATGTGGGAGACGGCATGCACTGCGAAAGGGTCACCGCCAGACGCAGCTCAATGCAACCTCCAGAGTGGCATTCTTGCTTCGGTCGGCCAGTACGCCTGTCACTCCAATCGGGCGCCCTTTGACCAAGTATTTGACCTTCTCGGGAATGCCGAGGAATGGACTGAAGAGTGCAGCGGCGAAACCTGCTTTGCGCTGGGAGGGGCGGCGTGGTCAAACAACTCCTTCTGCACCGGCGGGACTGGCTACACGCGAAAACGAGCTGACACATTCTTGGGGTTCCGGTGTTGTGCCGTGTGA
- a CDS encoding sel1 repeat family protein, with product MKQCSYRFTKSAAAHKAEVETHEQASKKAAEGSKGVDELAAGERAAKSARDSRDQAEALRHFAASCDSGNAEGCARAAEFSANGWGTKPDIGRAIRLTAKACKLGRGLSCTDDLGCVERREVAIVGKKVSRNSMRVTKSVGVETIKKCERHCASGLPGACHTAGNYQSAAGRDAEAKRSFGRSCKLGNKGDCG from the coding sequence GTGAAGCAGTGCTCGTACCGGTTCACGAAGAGCGCAGCGGCGCACAAGGCGGAGGTCGAGACGCACGAGCAAGCCTCAAAGAAGGCTGCCGAGGGGAGCAAGGGCGTCGACGAACTCGCCGCGGGCGAGCGTGCCGCGAAGTCCGCGAGGGACTCCCGTGACCAGGCGGAAGCACTTCGGCACTTCGCCGCGTCCTGCGACTCCGGAAACGCCGAGGGCTGCGCCCGCGCGGCGGAGTTCAGCGCGAACGGATGGGGGACGAAGCCGGATATCGGGCGCGCGATCAGGCTGACCGCAAAGGCCTGCAAGCTCGGGCGCGGCCTCTCCTGCACCGATGACCTCGGTTGCGTGGAGCGGCGCGAGGTGGCCATCGTCGGGAAGAAGGTCAGCCGCAACTCCATGCGGGTGACGAAGAGCGTCGGCGTGGAGACCATCAAGAAGTGCGAGAGGCACTGCGCAAGCGGACTTCCTGGAGCGTGTCACACGGCTGGCAACTACCAGTCCGCGGCAGGGCGCGACGCGGAGGCGAAGAGAAGCTTCGGCCGCTCGTGCAAGCTCGGCAACAAGGGCGACTGCGGCTGA
- a CDS encoding M48 family metallopeptidase — protein MGSCNSKGELRFNWRVMMAPLSLVDYVVAHEVCHLAVRDHSTRFWKLLGTILPDYEERRARLRVDGVRFHV, from the coding sequence TTGGGGAGCTGCAATAGCAAGGGGGAGCTCCGCTTCAACTGGCGCGTAATGATGGCTCCCCTATCCCTTGTCGACTACGTCGTCGCCCACGAGGTTTGCCACCTGGCCGTGCGCGACCACTCGACGCGGTTCTGGAAGCTGCTGGGGACGATTCTTCCGGACTACGAAGAGCGTCGGGCGCGGCTCAGAGTCGATGGCGTGCGGTTCCATGTCTGA
- a CDS encoding DUF45 domain-containing protein, which produces MTPEQRHVPFGRSVIDYRIERSVRRRTVTIAVDSGAGVVLKAPTGASMHRLDHVVKTKAPWILQRLMEFREFGPGPTPKEFVAGESYSYLGRNYRLKIEKSSDSVKPFASLHGAFLAVALPRRVPPRDALVRLAVVSWYRKQAHRRLPERVALYAGRAGLHQPPVLVRAQEKRWGAAIARGSSASTGA; this is translated from the coding sequence ATGACGCCCGAGCAGCGACACGTGCCGTTCGGCAGGTCGGTCATCGACTACCGAATCGAACGAAGTGTGCGTCGGAGGACGGTGACTATCGCCGTCGATTCCGGCGCCGGTGTGGTCCTCAAGGCCCCGACCGGCGCGTCGATGCACCGGCTTGATCACGTCGTGAAGACGAAGGCGCCATGGATCCTGCAACGGCTCATGGAGTTCCGGGAATTCGGACCGGGGCCTACGCCTAAGGAGTTCGTCGCGGGCGAGAGCTACAGCTATCTCGGCCGAAACTACCGACTGAAAATCGAGAAATCATCGGACAGCGTCAAGCCGTTCGCGTCTCTGCACGGCGCCTTCCTGGCAGTGGCTCTCCCTCGCCGCGTCCCGCCCCGCGACGCACTCGTGAGGCTGGCTGTCGTCTCCTGGTACCGGAAACAGGCTCATCGCCGGCTTCCCGAGCGCGTCGCGCTCTATGCGGGGCGCGCCGGCTTGCATCAGCCCCCGGTTCTAGTGCGCGCGCAGGAGAAGCGTTGGGGAGCTGCAATAGCAAGGGGGAGCTCCGCTTCAACTGGCGCGTAA
- a CDS encoding restriction endonuclease subunit S, translating to MIDDREYLRVTARTRNQGIELRDRVPGDKIRTKRQQLVRAGDLLVAEIDAKVGGFGLVPHDLDGAIVSSHYFLFEIDHSRLIESWLDQFVRAGKLQRQVDAVGSTNYASIRPQDVLTFQIPLPEVAEQHLASQILDAVDESIARTQCFIDALAVAKHAVMRELLTKGHPEHKTKLVPLPESWPVGRIASTIEAMPSHWKLVTLTNIAKLESGHTPSRKEPDYWSGDIPWLSLPDSYRLDELEVQDADGRISPLGIANSSARMLPVGAVLLIRTGGSRGKCSRLAKTMACSQDYVAFVPGPELDFCYL from the coding sequence GTGATCGACGACCGCGAGTACCTGCGTGTCACGGCTCGAACCCGCAATCAGGGTATCGAACTGCGAGACCGCGTGCCCGGCGACAAGATCAGGACAAAGCGCCAGCAGCTCGTCCGCGCCGGCGACCTGCTCGTCGCCGAGATCGACGCGAAGGTAGGAGGCTTCGGCCTCGTGCCCCATGATCTCGACGGCGCGATTGTAAGCAGCCACTACTTTCTCTTCGAGATCGATCACTCGAGGCTGATTGAGTCGTGGCTCGATCAGTTCGTCAGGGCCGGGAAGCTCCAGCGCCAAGTGGATGCCGTCGGTTCGACGAACTACGCATCCATCCGACCTCAGGACGTCCTCACCTTTCAGATTCCGCTTCCCGAAGTCGCCGAACAACACCTTGCATCGCAGATTCTCGACGCCGTAGACGAGTCCATCGCACGTACTCAGTGCTTCATTGATGCACTGGCGGTGGCCAAGCACGCCGTGATGCGCGAGCTGCTCACCAAAGGGCACCCGGAGCACAAGACGAAGCTCGTGCCTCTGCCGGAGTCGTGGCCCGTGGGGCGCATCGCGTCGACGATCGAAGCGATGCCGTCGCACTGGAAGCTCGTGACGCTGACGAATATCGCGAAGCTTGAGAGTGGGCACACGCCCAGCCGCAAGGAACCAGACTACTGGAGCGGCGATATCCCCTGGCTATCGCTGCCAGATTCGTATCGGCTCGATGAGCTCGAGGTCCAAGATGCCGACGGACGCATTAGTCCTCTCGGCATCGCGAACTCTTCGGCGCGAATGCTACCTGTCGGAGCTGTCCTTCTGATCCGGACCGGCGGCTCGCGTGGCAAGTGCAGTCGCCTGGCGAAGACCATGGCGTGCAGCCAGGACTATGTCGCGTTCGTTCCCGGGCCTGAGCTCGACTTTTGCTACCTTTAG
- a CDS encoding TIR domain-containing protein, producing MSGPGCTVPARSRVGTPRKIRSVTSAIGRRGHTGCPCVEELIEVHYAFASTPRQWQLGAVLKYCDRSIVVPRLDLRACRVRFWFAPPDRTSRRAGGALSRPPEVRVPIRRKVFISYHHADQNEVDGFIRAFDHNRDVFIARGLGREMSQDVIDSQDTGYVMSRIRELFLADSSVTLVLVGRCTWARRYVDWELQASLRSGQTVTPNGVLGIVLPSAAQNPVAPDRLQRNVANDGTKYARWYHYPQSTDALSTWIEEAVDARTAKAHLIDNPRERFANNRIFQ from the coding sequence ATGAGCGGGCCCGGCTGCACGGTGCCGGCCCGGTCCCGAGTCGGCACTCCGAGGAAGATACGCTCGGTGACCTCCGCGATCGGCCGGCGGGGCCACACTGGGTGCCCTTGCGTGGAGGAACTCATCGAAGTGCACTATGCGTTCGCTTCGACACCTCGTCAATGGCAACTTGGTGCAGTATTGAAATACTGCGACCGCAGTATCGTCGTACCGCGACTTGACTTGCGGGCTTGTCGGGTTAGGTTCTGGTTTGCGCCGCCAGATCGCACCTCGAGGCGTGCGGGGGGGGCGCTCTCTCGTCCACCGGAGGTTCGCGTGCCCATCCGTCGCAAGGTTTTCATCTCGTATCACCACGCCGACCAAAACGAGGTCGACGGGTTTATCCGCGCGTTCGATCACAACCGCGATGTGTTCATCGCCAGGGGTCTTGGGCGCGAGATGTCGCAGGACGTCATCGACAGCCAGGACACCGGCTACGTGATGAGCCGAATCCGAGAACTCTTTCTCGCGGATTCCTCCGTCACTTTGGTCTTGGTCGGTCGCTGCACGTGGGCGCGTCGATATGTAGACTGGGAGCTCCAGGCCTCGCTTCGCAGCGGCCAAACCGTCACTCCGAACGGCGTCCTCGGGATCGTTCTTCCCTCAGCGGCGCAGAACCCCGTCGCACCGGACAGGCTGCAGCGCAACGTCGCGAACGACGGCACCAAGTACGCGCGCTGGTACCACTATCCCCAGTCCACGGACGCCCTGTCCACGTGGATTGAAGAGGCGGTCGACGCGCGTACAGCCAAGGCGCATCTCATCGACAACCCCCGCGAGCGGTTCGCGAACAACCGGATCTTCCAATGA
- a CDS encoding TIR domain-containing protein has translation MRLTHELCRQLLGKKRVADASATDITEASPQPVTLFLSHAKRDGEETARSLRDYIQTTLPLKTFFDTLDIAPGFSFKNEIDAGIERSALLVIQTDAYSSREWCQHEIMWAKRRRRPVVVVHAISRGEKRSFPYAGNVPTRRWDPSRPDECERVVGDVLHEVLRFEYFRQHFETLRSLYDVPKDAHVTPCPPEAPHGAAHALGEVAAATRRLPGPAARRRGAPASSATRTRHDHDDAHSSRRGAPMSSTVSTPLSGLRLGISISSSPDLARLGLGEVHLQDAFVEMTRYLLASGGSPAYGGDLRKGGYTDLLLDLLRTYRDELPEVPGTIHNYLAWPLSLKLDPGFRAMNKQLAVFHEIAPPDDITVDTSTFLPPDSAKHRAVWARCLTTMRETMTRETDARVLLGGPVRGFLGRYPGLLEEALLALRSSKPLFLVGGFGGCTQSIIEALTGAAAAAFQQSFQEQDPAYVELMAEFNRAVDAKELRSDRIDWTRCVDELRGYGVSGLKNGLTDEENQLLFRSVHTQEIVALVLRGLGHLRASSTGGK, from the coding sequence GTGCGGCTCACCCACGAGCTGTGCCGACAGCTCCTCGGGAAGAAGCGGGTCGCCGACGCTAGCGCAACGGACATCACGGAAGCGAGCCCTCAGCCCGTCACGCTCTTCCTGAGCCATGCCAAGCGGGACGGCGAAGAGACCGCCAGATCACTCCGCGATTACATCCAGACCACTCTTCCCCTCAAGACGTTCTTCGACACGCTTGATATCGCACCAGGGTTTTCGTTCAAGAATGAGATCGACGCGGGGATCGAGCGCTCCGCGCTGCTGGTGATCCAGACGGACGCGTACTCCTCGCGCGAGTGGTGCCAGCACGAGATCATGTGGGCCAAGCGACGGCGTCGCCCTGTCGTCGTCGTTCACGCCATCTCACGCGGCGAGAAGCGAAGCTTTCCGTACGCCGGCAACGTGCCGACGCGGCGCTGGGACCCGAGTCGACCGGACGAATGCGAGCGCGTGGTCGGAGACGTTCTGCACGAGGTGTTGCGGTTTGAGTATTTTCGACAGCACTTCGAGACCCTGCGCTCGCTCTACGACGTTCCCAAAGACGCCCATGTGACACCGTGTCCGCCGGAGGCTCCTCACGGCGCTGCACATGCGCTCGGAGAAGTTGCCGCCGCGACTCGTCGTCTACCCGGACCCGCCGCTCGGCGCCGAGGAGCTCCAGCTTCTTCAGCAACTCGCACCCGACATGACCATGACGACGCCCACTCTTCTCGCCGCGGTGCGCCCATGAGCTCGACGGTTTCGACACCGCTCAGCGGGCTCCGGCTCGGCATCTCGATCTCGTCGAGCCCTGACCTCGCCAGGCTTGGTCTGGGCGAAGTGCACCTCCAGGACGCATTCGTCGAGATGACGCGCTACCTGTTGGCATCAGGCGGAAGTCCCGCGTACGGAGGTGATCTTCGAAAAGGGGGTTACACCGACCTGCTCCTCGATCTCCTCCGCACCTACCGAGACGAGCTACCGGAGGTGCCTGGCACCATACACAACTACCTCGCGTGGCCACTGTCCTTGAAGCTGGACCCGGGTTTCCGCGCGATGAACAAGCAACTCGCAGTGTTCCATGAGATCGCCCCTCCTGACGACATCACGGTGGACACGTCGACTTTCCTTCCTCCTGACAGTGCCAAGCACCGTGCGGTCTGGGCACGCTGTCTCACTACGATGCGTGAGACGATGACGAGAGAGACAGATGCTCGAGTGTTGTTGGGCGGTCCGGTGCGCGGCTTCCTAGGACGCTATCCGGGCCTACTCGAAGAAGCCCTGCTCGCGCTTCGTTCGTCCAAGCCCCTCTTCCTCGTCGGCGGATTCGGCGGATGCACGCAGAGCATCATCGAGGCGCTCACCGGCGCCGCGGCCGCCGCCTTCCAGCAGTCGTTTCAGGAGCAGGACCCCGCGTACGTGGAGCTCATGGCCGAGTTCAATCGTGCGGTGGACGCAAAGGAGCTGCGTTCAGATCGAATCGACTGGACTCGGTGCGTCGACGAACTTCGTGGATATGGGGTGTCCGGCCTGAAGAACGGACTGACCGACGAGGAGAATCAACTCCTGTTCAGGAGCGTGCACACCCAGGAGATCGTCGCCCTTGTTCTTCGCGGTCTGGGCCATCTTCGCGCGTCCAGCACAGGAGGGAAATAG
- a CDS encoding TIR domain-containing protein, whose protein sequence is MSDRHNVFVSYHHKNDESYRKIFELRFGNKFGVVIPGAVQIGDIDTGLQTETIRQLIRDEYLRDTSVTVVLIGAETWQRKHVDWEISSSIRDTKNNPRSGLLGLLLPTYPAPSPGKYNPRTIPPRLHDNIECGFAAIAQWSNDPDVVRGLVHEAYLRKKRLLPDNALPLFKNNRSGAGWS, encoded by the coding sequence ATGTCGGATCGGCACAACGTCTTCGTCAGCTACCACCACAAGAACGACGAGAGCTACAGGAAGATCTTCGAGCTGCGTTTCGGGAACAAGTTCGGCGTCGTGATCCCTGGCGCGGTGCAGATTGGCGACATTGATACTGGCCTTCAGACCGAGACGATTCGCCAACTCATTCGCGACGAATACCTTCGAGACACATCGGTCACCGTCGTTCTGATCGGCGCGGAGACCTGGCAGCGCAAGCACGTCGACTGGGAGATCTCCTCGAGCATCAGGGACACGAAAAACAATCCTCGATCGGGACTGCTTGGCCTGCTGCTGCCGACGTACCCTGCCCCGTCCCCGGGTAAGTACAATCCGAGAACCATTCCCCCGCGTCTGCACGACAACATTGAATGCGGGTTCGCCGCCATCGCTCAATGGAGCAACGACCCGGACGTGGTCCGTGGCTTGGTACACGAGGCGTACCTGAGGAAGAAGCGCCTGCTTCCGGATAACGCGCTTCCACTCTTCAAGAACAACCGCTCGGGGGCGGGATGGTCATGA
- a CDS encoding toll/interleukin-1 receptor domain-containing protein codes for MAGRNLYPRGRPIHEKLADARLRPCVFISHRNTDKDFARSVAAALMGLDVDVYFDELDQDLVAAVAMGNDAAIASCIEAGLDASTHLLGILSPATFKSWWVPYEMGGAQGRGHDVAHVVHFRRGSPSYVRLADVIETQADFRAWVAGLKTLTLTERAMVKTARLGNLEGYLPPGR; via the coding sequence ATGGCGGGTCGTAATCTCTATCCGCGAGGGCGGCCGATCCATGAAAAGCTTGCCGACGCTCGTCTTCGGCCGTGCGTGTTCATTTCGCATCGAAATACGGACAAGGACTTCGCACGTTCCGTCGCGGCCGCGCTGATGGGGCTCGACGTCGACGTGTACTTCGACGAGCTGGATCAGGATCTGGTCGCTGCCGTGGCGATGGGAAACGACGCCGCGATCGCCAGCTGCATCGAGGCCGGGCTAGATGCCTCGACGCATCTCCTCGGCATCCTCAGTCCGGCCACGTTCAAGTCGTGGTGGGTTCCATACGAGATGGGCGGTGCGCAAGGACGCGGCCATGACGTTGCGCACGTTGTTCACTTCCGTCGAGGATCTCCTTCCTACGTTCGTTTGGCGGACGTGATCGAAACACAAGCGGACTTCCGCGCGTGGGTCGCCGGACTGAAGACTCTGACGCTGACCGAACGAGCCATGGTGAAGACCGCGCGGCTGGGAAATCTCGAAGGCTATCTTCCTCCCGGTCGGTGA
- a CDS encoding TetR/AcrR family transcriptional regulator — translation MTERTKTRRTKGVLRGRSERVVRQVLEAAVAELAESGYRGFRMDRVSAAAGVNKTTIYRRWPGKAVLVGAAVEWMRRLVHDVPLPDTGSLERDLTEAFRRRVSFKRRVEGRAWARLLAEKHDPEVRAIIGEAVKERSGAWYAMVTRAVERGELPEGTDPRLLLGMLGAIVDAWNTSSPGRLKAALLEAAVRTVVTGARSGSLVRARQRGTARTLPRPARKGRGGRAAGSSSRERV, via the coding sequence GTGACCGAGCGGACGAAGACGCGTCGAACCAAGGGGGTGCTCCGCGGGCGCAGCGAGCGCGTCGTGCGGCAAGTGCTCGAAGCCGCCGTCGCGGAGCTCGCCGAGTCCGGCTACCGGGGGTTCCGCATGGACCGGGTGAGCGCGGCGGCCGGGGTCAACAAGACCACGATCTACCGGCGCTGGCCTGGCAAGGCGGTGTTGGTGGGGGCCGCCGTCGAGTGGATGCGCAGGCTCGTGCACGACGTGCCATTGCCCGACACGGGCTCGCTCGAGCGGGATTTGACCGAGGCCTTCCGGCGCAGAGTGAGCTTCAAACGCCGCGTCGAGGGGCGCGCGTGGGCGCGGCTCCTCGCGGAGAAGCACGACCCCGAGGTCCGAGCCATCATCGGCGAGGCCGTCAAGGAACGCAGCGGCGCCTGGTACGCGATGGTCACGCGGGCGGTCGAGCGCGGCGAGCTCCCCGAGGGCACCGACCCGCGGCTGCTGCTCGGAATGCTCGGGGCGATCGTGGACGCGTGGAACACGAGCTCGCCGGGCCGGCTGAAGGCCGCGCTGCTCGAGGCCGCCGTGCGCACTGTCGTCACCGGCGCGCGCTCGGGCTCACTGGTTCGGGCCAGGCAACGCGGGACCGCGCGCACGCTGCCGCGACCGGCGCGCAAGGGGCGGGGTGGACGGGCGGCTGGCTCGTCGTCTCGCGAGCGCGTGTAA
- a CDS encoding sulfatase-like hydrolase/transferase, whose protein sequence is MGRPIDAIDRSPAKDRTAIVITSDHGEAFGEHGMLRHGFELWEELIWVPLIVYLPGLPPRKVGWSRRCSTPTACRRRAARGPTS, encoded by the coding sequence ATGGGCCGACCAATCGACGCCATCGACAGGAGCCCGGCCAAAGACCGCACCGCCATCGTGATCACCAGCGATCACGGCGAAGCCTTCGGCGAGCACGGCATGCTGCGGCACGGCTTCGAGCTCTGGGAAGAGCTGATCTGGGTGCCGCTGATCGTGTACCTGCCGGGCCTGCCGCCGCGAAAGGTCGGCTGGTCCCGACGGTGCTCGACCCCTACCGCCTGCCGCCGCCGAGCGGCGAGGGGACCGACTTCGTGA